One Desulfovibrio fairfieldensis genomic window carries:
- the infA gene encoding translation initiation factor IF-1: MAKEGSIEVDGVVQEALPNAMFRVELENGHEVLAHISGKMRKFYIRILPGDRVKVELSPYDLTRGRITYRMK; encoded by the coding sequence ATGGCTAAGGAAGGTTCCATTGAAGTTGACGGCGTGGTGCAGGAAGCCCTGCCCAACGCCATGTTCCGCGTGGAGCTGGAAAACGGCCACGAAGTGCTGGCCCATATTTCCGGTAAAATGCGCAAATTCTATATCCGCATTCTGCCCGGCGACCGCGTCAAGGTGGAACTCTCCCCCTATGATCTCACGCGCGGCCGCATCACCTATCGCATGAAGTAG